AACCCCGTCTCAATCCTCTCATATTCTTCCTTTCCTTCTTCACCCGCCTTATCTTTTGTTTCGTGCCGTGAGCTCTTCAACAAGGCCTCACCGAGACACCTTGCCAACACAACACCGTCTTCCAATGCAGCGCACCCGCCTTGGCCAATGTCCGGGGTCATGGGGTGGAGCGCGTCTCCTGCAACGCAAACATTGCCTTTGCTGATGTTTCCCCATAGAATCTCCCAAGGATGTCTATATCTCAATGGAGAGGATACAAAAGCATCCAGTTCGGTGTTTTCTACTACAGCCTTTACTTTATCGGGTATCTTTCCGAGCTTGCTTAACATGTATTGCTTCAGTTGACCTGGGTTCTCTTCTAGCTCTTTCTCTACAAGACATGAAGAATTAGCAAAAAAAACGTGACACACACATTGATAGTTTCTGAATTGCAACGAGAATGTGACACACATTTGACATTTTTTCTAGTTCTCTCTACAagacatgaaaaataaataaataaaagtgacACACATTTGACATCTTTTCTTAACAAGTGATATTATTCTTTAAAATAGTCTAAACAACGGGGAGAAAATTTGAACTCGGGTGCAGAAAGGGAACGCATTCGCTCTACATAGTAGCAGAAAATACAGTTTGAATTGAGAACAAAAATACTTACTTTCAAGGATGATTGAGAGCCAAAACTTTTGGCTTAAATAATAGGAAGTAAGCAAAAAAGTctgaaaattggtgtgagatgcTTACCTTGGCTGGTAGGAGCCCAAGTGTAGTACCAATGAACAGTTTTATCATCACAAGGGATTACACCATATCTAATACCATTTCCAAAGAACTTCATAAATATGGGATCAAAACCATGGCTGCTCTTGAAGTTGGCAAGGCCTCGGATGGCAGATCTCCCTGTAAACGCCGGCTGCTTGAACCCTAGCCATTTAGCAACCACGGAGTTCACTCCATCACACCCAACTAAGACCTATTCAATCACGGCATTGATGTATAAGCAGTTAGATCAAAAGATACCTATACATAGAGTTCAAAAAACTAGAGCGTGGAACCTAAAACTAATTGATAGCGATGAAGAGGAAACACAGTAAGGCAAGGCTCTACATTCCCTATGTGGGATATGCTCTCAACAATACCTTGGCCTTGAGGATGGTTCCATCAGCAAGATGCACCAGCTTCAAGTAGCCTGATTCGTCAATGGAAACCACCTTGGATGAAAACCTAATGGTGCCACTAGGGAGTTCATCTGCAAGGGCTTCCAAAAGCAATCTCCTTTTCACGCGACGAACTTCATGATCTCCGCTGCACATCATGGTAAAATCTCAATTATATCTGAGCATGCTTGCATCAAGAAGCTGGAGAACGATGTTGGGGGGCTGAAAAGCATGCGAAAAAGGAGATGCAGCAACTGGAGGAATGTAAGCTATTGAGGGGATTAAGTATATATTTGGAAAACTTACTTCTTTCCCTTGGCCTTAAATGACATCTCAAACACAGGAAGCCCAGAAATTGTTGAGGAAGTCACATTCCTGCATTCACAGCACCGTTCAGTTCCGTGCCAAAAAAAGCATCACACGGAATCATTTCTACACTGCCTGCTGAAATAATTTTACTTATTCATCAAACAAAAGGGTATATAATTTATGTCACTTATTCATTTTTGATACTATATATCGAAATTAATTCGCACATGAACAAAATAGTTCAAAAGGAGATGGATCGAATATAAGGCCGGAGGCAGAGACTGCGTTCTGTTGTATATGTATGTGTGATCTCAAGGTGTCAAGGCACGCACCAAAACAGGCGTTCATGAGGGTTTAGATTGATTGACCATTGGAtaacataacatatcaaaacTGTCCACAACAAGTAGTTATAAGAAAGAGATGAGGTAGGGTCGGAATATAATTACCCACGAAGTGCCCCATGTTGTTGGCGAAGAGTATCACCAGTGCCAAGGGCATCCAAGGCCTTCCATGCATTTGTCCATGTTGTTAAAGTAAACCCGGTCGTCCTCAAACTATCCGACGATTCTAAAACTAAGCTCCGAATCCCCAGCCTGcagcaaaaacaaaattaattttgcttATTGCTTGCAGTCTGAgtgaacatatttgcaattaATCATATTAACAAGTTTTGGTACATAGTAGTAATTAAAACATATTATTATCCAGATCAATCTGAAAacttgaagagagagagagagaacctgtGAAGCCCCAAGGCTGCAGAAAGACCAGCAATTCCAGCTCCAACAATTACAACACTttcttctactacttccatgaGTGATGATATTATTGACGCCGTTTCGGAGTTGCTCTGTTGGATGGTTATTCAATAAGTTGGATTACAGTACAAGATCAACGGAAGGTGGGATTTGACGATTCCAAGGGGAAGTAGAGAGATTGATGGTGTCTGAAACTCTACTTTCGCAAACATCTGTGTGTTTTCGAAGAGAACAagatagaaaataaagaaatctTAAATTATTTTGTGGGATGAATCTCAGTTATTACCTCaacttttttagttttcaacatttaattcataaagtttttttcatttcaGAATAATacataaaatcataattttggaacactttcatacatcccttaagtaaatagtatcagaaTAGTATCAGGTTCAAAGGAGAAAAGGTTTACAGTAGATACCATGGCATC
This genomic interval from Malus domestica chromosome 05, GDT2T_hap1 contains the following:
- the LOC103440793 gene encoding monooxygenase 2-like, which encodes MEVVEESVVIVGAGIAGLSAALGLHRLGIRSLVLESSDSLRTTGFTLTTWTNAWKALDALGTGDTLRQQHGALRGNVTSSTISGLPVFEMSFKAKGKNGDHEVRRVKRRLLLEALADELPSGTIRFSSKVVSIDESGYLKLVHLADGTILKAKVLVGCDGVNSVVAKWLGFKQPAFTGRSAIRGLANFKSSHGFDPIFMKFFGNGIRYGVIPCDDKTVHWYYTWAPTSQEKELEENPGQLKQYMLSKLGKIPDKVKAVVENTELDAFVSSPLRYRHPWEILWGNISKGNVCVAGDALHPMTPDIGQGGCAALEDGVVLARCLGEALLKSSRHETKDKAGEEGKEEYERIETGLKKYATERRWRSFDLISTALVVGFFQESDGKIMNFLRDKYLAPILAGLLLKKSDFDCGKLSIS